TCAACGTCCGTGGCGTTGGTAAGAACGACATAAAGCGCGGTGACGTTGCCGGACACACCAACAACCCACCGACCGTCGTCAGGCCAAAGGACACCTTCAAGGCCCAGATAATCGTCCTCAACCACCCGACTGCTATTACAGTCGGATACACCCCGGTACTGCACGCCCACACTACTCAGGTCGCTGTTAGATTCGAGCAGCTCCTCGCTAAGCTCGACCCCAGGACCGGTAACGTCGTCGAGGAGAACCCGCAGTTCATCAAGACCGGTGACTCAGCCATCGTCATCCTCAGGCCGACCAAGGCCATGGTCATCGAGCCAGTCAAGGAGATACCGCAGCTCGGTAGGTTCGCCATCCGTGACATGGGCCAGACCGTTGCTGCCGGTATGGTTATCTCCATCCAGAAGGCCGAGTGATTTCTTCGGCCTTTCCTTTACTTCCTAAACCTTAGGAGGGGCGGAAATGCAGAAGGCGAGGATTAAGCTTGCTAGTACCAACATCAAGGCCCTCAACGAAGTCACCGACCAGATTAAACAGATAGCCGAGAGAACCGGTGTCAGGATGAGCGGCCCAATCCCACTCCCGACCAAGAGGATAAGGATAACTACTAGGAAGAGCCCGGACGGAGAGGGTTCAGCCACTTTCGACCGCTGGGAGCTTCGCGTTCACAAGAGGCTCGTTGACATAGAGGCCGACGAGAGGGCCATGCGCCAGATTATGCGCATCCGTGTTCCTGAGGATGTCACCATCGAGATTGAGCTCATCTCTTGATTCCTCTCCTTTATGCGCCGGGGTAGCCTAGCCTGGGAAGGCGCGGGCCTGGAGAGTCCGTGGGCGTTAGCCCGCCAGGGTTCAAATCCCTGCCCCGGCGCCAAAACCATTTTGCCATCGTTTTCATCGTTAAGGGCCTTTGTTGTGACACAGAAGATAGCATTACTCTTTATTCAACGCTCGCAATGAAAACAGAACAAGAGGATGAATGGCAGTTCAATGGCGCCTTCTCCTATGTCTCGGCATGTTCTTTCCCCATCTTCGCCTGTACTCGTTCTCAAGCTCGTCCCTTCTCACCATCTCGCGGTACTCCCTAGGCAGTTCCTCGCTCAGCTCCGACTTCCTGACGTCAACGCCAGACTGCCTTGCTATATACCTAAACCTTCTCAGTTCCCCGGGTGCGATGAATGTTATCGCCTTACCCCTCTTACCCATCCTCCCCGTTCTCCCAATCCGGTGGATATATTGCTCCGCGTTCATCGGTATAGAGTAGTTAACAACATGAGTAATCTCTGGGACGTCCAGACCCCTAGCGGCAACATCCGTCGCAACCAGAACCCTTGTTCTGCCCTCCTTAAAGCGCCTGAAGGTTTTCTCCCGGGATGGCTGGCTCATGTCACCGTTAAGGGCCTCAGCTTTGAAACCGTCCTTTCTAAGCCTGCCGGCCAACTCCTTTGTCTCCACCTTCGTCTGGCAGAAAACTATACCGTAGAAGTTACCGCTCAGAATTTTCTGTAGGATTCTGTAGCGTCTCGCGGGAACGGTCTCTACAAACTCCTGCTCTACCTCACCCGGTACTAACTCGTCCCTGCTGACGATTACTACCTCCGGGTTTCTCATATACTTCTTGGCGAGTAAAAGCACTTCCATCGGCATCGTGGCCGAGAACATCATGACGCGCTTTTCCCGGGGTGTTACCCTAAAAATCGCCTCGATGTCCTCCTGAAAGCCCATGTCCAACATCCTATCAGCTTCGTCAAGGACGAAGAAGCGAAGGGAGTCAAGCTTAAGGGTGCCACGCCTGATGTGGTCGAGAACCCTGCCGGGTGTTCCAACAACTATTTGGGCCGTTTTAAGGGCCCTCATCTG
The sequence above is a segment of the Thermococcus sp. genome. Coding sequences within it:
- the rpsJ gene encoding 30S ribosomal protein S10, with the protein product MQKARIKLASTNIKALNEVTDQIKQIAERTGVRMSGPIPLPTKRIRITTRKSPDGEGSATFDRWELRVHKRLVDIEADERAMRQIMRIRVPEDVTIEIELIS
- a CDS encoding DEAD/DEAH box helicase, encoding MSFKELGLSEASVKAVERKGFFEPTDVQREVIPLVLRGENDIVGQSKTGTGKTAAFGLPILDMVEAGQRRVQALILTPTRELAIQVSEELRSLRGKRKIDIYAVYGGQPIGPQMRALKTAQIVVGTPGRVLDHIRRGTLKLDSLRFFVLDEADRMLDMGFQEDIEAIFRVTPREKRVMMFSATMPMEVLLLAKKYMRNPEVVIVSRDELVPGEVEQEFVETVPARRYRILQKILSGNFYGIVFCQTKVETKELAGRLRKDGFKAEALNGDMSQPSREKTFRRFKEGRTRVLVATDVAARGLDVPEITHVVNYSIPMNAEQYIHRIGRTGRMGKRGKAITFIAPGELRRFRYIARQSGVDVRKSELSEELPREYREMVRRDELENEYRRRWGKNMPRHRRRRH